The DNA window AGACCAATCATAAACTCCTGTACTCAGGGTATCTGGATAACGATGCTGGATTTTTGTGTATCCTCCCCAACCTTCAGAATTATGAATGCTATAGTCTACTCTCATTGCTGCGGTACCTTCCAAAACGTTGTCGGTAACGTAGCTGGTTTCAATCCAGCCAAGAGCTGGATCGGCGTTGGTGCTAATAGCATAGTGAGCAGCGGGATTATCAGCTGACCCACCCTCTGTCACTGGATCAAACCATTCCCAATAGTTGGTGTCAGCGGCAGCAACATCAAAATTATTGATGACCTGTGCATGACCCACAACCATGAGGAGCATAAGAACCATGCTAAAACGTAACACTGTCTTCATTGTGTAACCTCCTTGTGTTGTTGTATCTTCATATATTATGCAAATCTTATCCAAAGGGCAAGAATGGCAACGACTAACACTATTGATGCGACAATATTATTTCTATTCCACTTGGCGTCCTGAACATCCATTCTACGACTGAGATCAGTCTGCATCTCAGATGCAGTGGCCATGGTGAGACCTGATATCTGACGTTTGTTCGGTGCTTCAGTAAACAAGCTCACCGTCACGACCACACCAACGGATACCAGGAACAGGAATATGGCAAAGTGTAAAAAATTCATTGTGGCGAACCAATCAAAGCTCCCCAGAGAAGTGCCGGATTTAACCATAATTTCGAGAATAAAGCGCAAGGCTCCCAAAACAGCACCAACTCCCAAAGCGGATATGGCACCTTGTGAATTAGCGCGACTCCAGAAGATGCCCAGTATAAATACTGCAGCAATGGGTGGACTGATATAGGCCTGGACACTTTGCAGATAAACAAATAACTGACCACTCAACATGGTAATGAGTGGAACTGACAGAACACCTAGTACAACCATCACTGTGGTGGCCAATCGACCCACCAGGACCAGCTCTACTTCAGAGGAGTCAGGTCTAAAATTTTTATAAAAATCAATGGTGAATAAAGTTGAGGTACTATTAAAGACACTGGCCAGTGATGACATCAAGGCTGCCAGCAAACTGGCAATGACAATACCCTTGACCCCTGAAGGCAGCAAATAACTGGTGACCAGAGTAGGATAGGCCTCATCCCCTGTGGTGCCAAAAAGAGCAGCAGCAATCAGTCCAGGAAGTACCAGAATGAATACTGGTAAAATTTTAAGGAAGCCTGCAAGAATGGCTCCTGATCGTGCATGATTTATATTTTTTGCACTGAGGACTCGCTGGACAATGAATTGATCAGTACACCAATACCAGACTCCCAGAATAGGAGCCCCGAATATGATTCCAGTCCATGGAAAATCCGGATGATCAAAGGCTTTAAACATCTCAAAGTATTCTGGTGGCAGTTTGGCTTGCAGGCCAGTAAAGCCACCTACCTCGTTTAAGCCGAGTAATGTCAGGGCGATTGCTCCACCAATCAGGATAACAGCCTGAACCAGCTCGGTGTAGATGACAGCGCTTAATCCACCAGCTATGGTATAAATTCCAGTCACGATGATCAGCACGATGGCTGAGGTCATCATGTCCCAACCCAAAATTTTGTTTAACAACAATCCACCAGCAAACAGGGTCACTGAGATTTTGGTAATGACATAGGCAATTATGGAAACAGAAGTAAGATACATGCGACTGGCCTTGCCATAACGTCTTTCCAGGAACTCAGGCATGGTAAAAACACCTGATTTCAAATAGAACGGGACAAAAATCCATCCCAGAAACAGGACCATAAAAGCGGCCAGCCACTCAAAATGCCCAACAGCCAATCCACTGCTTGAACCGGTTCCAGCTAAACCAATAAAATGTTCACTTGATATGTTCGAAGCGAAAAGGGAAGCACCAATGGCAATCCAGCCGACATTTCTTCCAGCGAGGAAATATTCCGTGCTATCATTCGTTCTTCGGGAAAAATATATCCCTATTCCAATAACCAGGAGGAAGTACAGAATGATGACAGCGAAATCAAGTCCGCTCATGCATGACCTGTAGAACATTTGATAATTTGATCAATAATTTTCATTACTTACTTATTTATTAGTCAAATACTAGACCAGTCATGCCGATTCCTTCCCATCCCAGCTAGCCAGACCTGAAAATTGAAAAAAATGAAGGGCTCTTATTTGATGTGAAGTTGTTTGTATAACAGGGGTTTACAAATGAATCTCCAGTTATTAAAAACGAAAATATTAACTGAAATAATTATGGTGAGGGAGTGAGGTATCCTTATTCGGCGTGGATTTTGGTTATTATAGGAATAATAATGTTATTATAATGATAATACTGGGGAAGGTTTTATTTCAAGCCGAGTTCTTTGCACATCCGGTGAAAATTTGGGGGCGCTAATCCGAGCTTACCCGCTGCCTCTGTATCGGTGCGACTGTGCAAACGGACAAACTCAAAATACTGTTTCCTGAAATTTTGTTCAACATCCTTGAGAGGCATGATATTCTCTATTGAAAAGACTGGATTTGCCAATCCAACTACCGAATCCTGTGCCTGAACATCCATGGCAAGTTCAACGACCTCCCGGGTGATGGTATCACTGCTTAAGATCACAAGTCTCTGGGTCACATTTTTCAGCTGACGAACATTTCCTGGCCAATGAAATTGTTCAAGTAAACTCCAGGCATCATCGGTAATAGTTGGCAGAACAATGCTTAAGTCCGTGCAATGGTGACCCACAAAATAATCCACAAGCGTGCGAACATCTTCTTTGCGCTCTTTTAGTGAAGGTGCCTGAATATTGAGGATGTTCAAACGATAATAAAGATCTTCACGAAATAGATTCTTCTTCATCAGATCCTTAAGATTTTTATTGGTGGCTGCAATCACTCGCACATCAACATTATGACTCTTTTTCCTACCAATTTTATCCATCTCTCCTGTTTCGAGGACGCGCAATAATTTGGCCTGGGCCAGATAGGGTAACTCAGAAATTTCATCCAGAAATATGGTTCCATTGTTGGCCTGCTCAAATAAGCCTAATTTATCTTCTTTGGCTCCAGTAAAGGCTCCTTTTATAAATCCAAAGAGCTCACTTTCAATAAGTTCATCTGGTATGGCAGCACAGTTTACCGTGACAAAATTTTCATAGCGGCGACTGCTCTGATAATGGATGTTTCTTGCTATCAACTCCTTTCCGGTCCCTGACTCACCAATGACCAGTACATTGGCGTGGGTCGCAGCATACTTGGCAATGCGTTCTCTCACGGCTAGAATACTTTCGGATTCTCCAAGCATGGGCCGTTCCTGGACTATTCTGGCAATTTTTTTATCCAGACGACTCTGGGATTGCATGCGCTCATTCTCAAGCTGCTTTTTCTCAGCCGCATTCATGATGGTCAGGATGAAGTCAGTAGGCTGATAGATAAAATCCTCAATATCGGAAGGATATTTAGTTCCGAACCAGTAGGCACCACTTTCAATCAATTGATTGGCAAAATGCAAGTCAGTCTGGTTGATGGTCATCTTGGTGATGACAATAATCTGAATGCTTGGATCGACCTTTTTCAGTCGTTTGATGAGTCTTTCACCATACAAACCGCCTGATATCTGATAATCCAGAATAGCAACATCATAGGGTCCCTTTTGTTCAAGGGTCTGGATAGCATCTTCACCTGTTGAAACAATATCTTGAATACAAATTCTTTCCCGATGTGGGGCGATGGTGTTTTTTATTCGGCGAACATCAAACTCTTCATCTTCAATTAAGAGCACTTTTATTTGATCATGTTCCATAATTTATCCTACTGGGGCCTGCAGAGTAAAGCAGGCACCTCCCTCTTCTCTATTGCGCGCATCTATTACCCAATCACATCTACGACTAATTTCCCAGGCCAGATAACAGCCATATCCAGAATTCTGACTCCCATCTTTAGTACTTATTGATTCCTTGAAAATAGCCTTTCGACCTGTTTCGTCAGCTGTTAGCAATTCTGGTGATAAACCTTTCCCATTATCGCATATATCGACAATAAGTTGGTTTAGATGACGGTCGAAACGGGTTTTAATTTCCAGGGTGAGATTATGATCTACATTGTGCTCAATGGCATTCTGGATCAGGGGCTCAATAATCTCCCAAACCACATACTCATTGACGTGCAAGATGGGTATATCATCAGCAAAATCAAGCTCTACGCTGACTGCATTGCTCTCGCTAACCTTATATACCCGCTGAAATATGTTTTCCACAACAAACTGAATAACCTCATTAATATTGGTCTGAAATATTGGATTTCGAATGACATGAAGGGGTGGATCATAGGTTTTCATATCATAAATGACCCGGGACACAAAGTTTGCATATTTGGTGACGCGATTTCGGGTTTCATCCAGGTTTTGATCCCGTAAACTCCTGAGATCTTCTTTGATAAACCCCATCACTTTTTCTGCCTTGTGATGGGTGTGGTAAATACGTTTTGTAAACAGGGATTCTTTCTGGTGTTCCACTTGTTCCCGAAGTTGCTTTGACCGTTGATCAAACAGTTGATGCTGTACTTCATCCCGTTCTTGCGCTGTATAGGAGTATATGAAAAACATAGCCAGGAATCCCACAAGAATGAGACCTGTAAACAAGACGCCACTTTGATTGTAGGCCGATTCGATGAGGGATAGAAATCCTGCTACGTCAGGCGTTACACGCATATAAGCAGCGCCGGCAATCTCCCCCTTGTCATAAAAGGGTACCAGCACATGGAAGGTATTGTTGCCTTCCAGGGAACTGACTATTTGTTCATCAGTCAGCAAAGAGTGGAAATGCTCATGGTAGTACAGAATGGCATTCTCAGCAGCAGGTTGATTCTCAATCATCAGGC is part of the Candidatus Neomarinimicrobiota bacterium genome and encodes:
- a CDS encoding sodium/solute symporter (Members of the Solute:Sodium Symporter (SSS), TC 2.A.21 as described in tcdb.org, catalyze solute:Na+ symport. Known solutes for members of the family include sugars, amino acids, nucleosides, inositols, vitamins, urea or anions, depending on the system.); translation: MSGLDFAVIILYFLLVIGIGIYFSRRTNDSTEYFLAGRNVGWIAIGASLFASNISSEHFIGLAGTGSSSGLAVGHFEWLAAFMVLFLGWIFVPFYLKSGVFTMPEFLERRYGKASRMYLTSVSIIAYVITKISVTLFAGGLLLNKILGWDMMTSAIVLIIVTGIYTIAGGLSAVIYTELVQAVILIGGAIALTLLGLNEVGGFTGLQAKLPPEYFEMFKAFDHPDFPWTGIIFGAPILGVWYWCTDQFIVQRVLSAKNINHARSGAILAGFLKILPVFILVLPGLIAAALFGTTGDEAYPTLVTSYLLPSGVKGIVIASLLAALMSSLASVFNSTSTLFTIDFYKNFRPDSSEVELVLVGRLATTVMVVLGVLSVPLITMLSGQLFVYLQSVQAYISPPIAAVFILGIFWSRANSQGAISALGVGAVLGALRFILEIMVKSGTSLGSFDWFATMNFLHFAIFLFLVSVGVVVTVSLFTEAPNKRQISGLTMATASEMQTDLSRRMDVQDAKWNRNNIVASIVLVVAILALWIRFA
- a CDS encoding sigma-54-dependent Fis family transcriptional regulator, encoding MEHDQIKVLLIEDEEFDVRRIKNTIAPHRERICIQDIVSTGEDAIQTLEQKGPYDVAILDYQISGGLYGERLIKRLKKVDPSIQIIVITKMTINQTDLHFANQLIESGAYWFGTKYPSDIEDFIYQPTDFILTIMNAAEKKQLENERMQSQSRLDKKIARIVQERPMLGESESILAVRERIAKYAATHANVLVIGESGTGKELIARNIHYQSSRRYENFVTVNCAAIPDELIESELFGFIKGAFTGAKEDKLGLFEQANNGTIFLDEISELPYLAQAKLLRVLETGEMDKIGRKKSHNVDVRVIAATNKNLKDLMKKNLFREDLYYRLNILNIQAPSLKERKEDVRTLVDYFVGHHCTDLSIVLPTITDDAWSLLEQFHWPGNVRQLKNVTQRLVILSSDTITREVVELAMDVQAQDSVVGLANPVFSIENIMPLKDVEQNFRKQYFEFVRLHSRTDTEAAGKLGLAPPNFHRMCKELGLK
- a CDS encoding ATP-binding protein, encoding MKLPQRFESYHFEIQHILVLFIVVVVFQTALSFINSQSTHQIFQQAMEYYRRDSAERVADLTTTALELLIEHGRTGNSINGENRQSTIQSFDKLLSQQMLQRNIDEVYLLVSQGGEVAALREGAEIYDLYLDPDSSLMIENQPAAENAILYYHEHFHSLLTDEQIVSSLEGNNTFHVLVPFYDKGEIAGAAYMRVTPDVAGFLSLIESAYNQSGVLFTGLILVGFLAMFFIYSYTAQERDEVQHQLFDQRSKQLREQVEHQKESLFTKRIYHTHHKAEKVMGFIKEDLRSLRDQNLDETRNRVTKYANFVSRVIYDMKTYDPPLHVIRNPIFQTNINEVIQFVVENIFQRVYKVSESNAVSVELDFADDIPILHVNEYVVWEIIEPLIQNAIEHNVDHNLTLEIKTRFDRHLNQLIVDICDNGKGLSPELLTADETGRKAIFKESISTKDGSQNSGYGCYLAWEISRRCDWVIDARNREEGGACFTLQAPVG